In Pseudonocardia sp. DSM 110487, the sequence TCGCGGTCGGCCCGTTCGACGTAGGCCGCCACGAGGTCGTCCTTCGAGGCCCACAGCCGGTAGAGCGTGGTGGGCGCGACTCCGGCCTCCGCTGCGATCCGGTCGACGCCGACGGCGCGGATGCCCTGCCAGTAGAAGAGGTCGTGCGCCACCTGCAGGACGTGCTCTCGCGTCTCCGCGGAGCTGCGGCGCTGCGCCGTTCCCGCTCGGGTCATGGCGCCATCCTACCTTGTTAGGGACCGTTCCCTAGCGTCCTGCGTCACACCTCCTTGCCGTCGGTGTGGCCCCGGCCTAGCTTCCTGATAGGGAACGATCCCTAACAAAGGAGGAGGCGGGTCATGAACACCAGATCCGGCCCGGCCCTCGCGGCGCTCTTCGCGGCGGCGTTCGTGATGGGCAGTGCCGAGCTGCTCGTCGTCGGGGTGATCGACCTCATCGCCGCCGATCTCGCGGTGCCGGTGAGCACCGCGGGGGCGGCCGTCACCGCGTACGCGCTCGGGATCGCCGTCGGCGGGCCGATCCTGACGGCGCTCACCATCCGGTCCGGCCGCCGCGCCGTGCTCGCGTGGGCGCTAGCCGGGTACGTGGTGGCCACCGCGGCACCGCTCGTCACGTCGAGCGCGGCGCTCTTCCTCACGGCCCGGTTCGCCGCGGGCGCGCTGCACGGCCTGTTCATCGGCGTCGCGTTCGCCGTCGCCGGCGCGCTCGTGCCGCCGGAGCGCACGGGGCGCGCGATCGGGATCGTGCTCGGCGGGATCTCGGTGTCCACGGCCCTCGGTGTCCCGCTGGGCACGCTCGTCGGGCAGGCGATGGGCTGGCGGGCGGGCTTCGTCGGCGTCGCTGTGCTCGGCCTGGGCGCGCTGCTCGCGCTCCTGCGCATCGTGCCCAATGTGGCCGCGACGGGCGGCGGGCGCGCTTCCGTGCAGGCCAGGCACGCGTTCGCGCCCCGCGTCCTCGCGGTGCTCGGAACCGGCCTCCTCCTGCTCGGCGGCCAGTACGCCGTGCTCACCTACATCACGCCGTTCCTGCAGGAGCGCACCGGCGTCTCCAGCCCGGCGGTGAGCGCGTTCCTGCTCGCCTACGGGGTGGCCACCGCGGTCGGTGTGTTCGCAGGCGGATGGGCGGCCGACCGCAGCGCCACTCGCACCCTCGTGCTCGGCAACGCCGCGCTGGTGGTCGCGCTCGGCCTCCTGCACCTGGTCGCCGCGATCCCGGTGCTCGTCGCGATCGTGCTGGTGGTCTGGGGCGTCGTCGGGATGGGCCTCGTGCCCTCGCTGCAGTACCGCGTGCTCGACCTCGCCGGACCGGGCCGCGACCTCGCCGCCACCCTGCCCGCCTCGGCGCTCAATGCCGGCATCGCGCTCGGCGCGCTCGCGGGCGGCTGGACGCTCGACGCCTTCGGCGCCGGCGGCCCCCTGATCACCGGCCTCGTGGTCACCGCGGTGGCGCTGCCCGCCGCGTGGGCCACCGCCGCGCTTCGCCCCACCACCCAGCACACCGAAGGAGTCCCAGCATGACCGACCTGACCGGACGCACCGCCCTCGTCACCGGCGCCTCCCGCGGCATCGGCCGCGCAATCGCCGAGCGGCTGGCCGCCGACGGCGCACTCGTCGCCGTGCACTACGGCAGCAACGAGACGGCCGCCAAGGAGACCGTGGCCGCGATCGAGCACGCGGGCGGGCAGGCCTTCGCCGTGCGCGCGGACCTGGCCGAGACCGCCGAGCTGGACGGCCTGTTCGCCGCGCTGCGAGCCGGGCTGGCGGGGCGCCCGCTGGACATCCTCGTCAACAACGCCGCGTACATCGACTACACGGCGACGATCGAGGGCGCCACCCCGGAGGCCTTCGACCGGCTGTTCGCGGTGAACGTCCGTGCGCCGCTCTTCGTCATCCAGCGGGCACTGCCCCTGATGCCCGACGGCGGCCGGATCGTGAACGTCTCATCGGGCGTGACGTGGTTCTCGACGCCGGAGGTCGTCTACGGCATGAGCAAGGGCGCGCTGAACGTGCTCACCCGCTCGCTCGCGTACACCCAGGGCAGGCGGGGGATCACCGTCAACACGGTCTCGCCGGGCATCACCGAGACCGACATGAACGGCTGGCTGACCGAGAGCGCCGACGCCGCCCGCGCGGTGGCCGGCATCACCGCGCTCGGCCGGCACGGGCAGCCCGCCGACATCGCCGACGCGGTGGCCTTCTTCACCTCCGACGACGGCCGCTGGGTGTCCGGGCAGACCCTCGAGGTCAACGGCGGCCTGCTGCTGGGCCCGCCCGCGGCCTAACGATCGCCGTCCACGCGGTAGTCGAGCAGGACGAGACGGTCGTCGAGAACGGTGGTCCCGGCGAGGCCCAGTTCGACGTCGGGTAGCTCGGCGAATACGGGCTCCTCGCCGGCCACGCCGTGGATCATCGGGAAGACCATCACCCGTACCCGGTCGACCAGGCCGAGCCGGAAGAGGCTGCGGACGAGCGACCGGCTGCCGATGGTGCGCATCGGCAGCCCGTCGGACATGGCCTTCAACGCGGGCACGGCCGTCTCGACCGGCTCGTGGACGATCGTCGTGTTCGCCCACGTCAGCGGCGGTTGGAGCGTCTTCGAGAAGACGATCTTGGGAAGCTCGGCCATCCTCGGGAACGTCGGGTCGTCGCCGTTCGCGACGATCTCGGACATCAACCGGTACGACGTCGCGCCCATGAGCATGACGTGCTCATCGGCCAGCTGCGCCTGCATCCACTCGAACAGGTCCGGCCCGCCGTAGCCCCAGTACGGGGCCGGACGTGGCCCGCCGCCGCCGTACCCGTCGACGGTGCTGAACAGGTCGACACTCAACTCGCGCATGGATCCTCCCGGCCGTCGCCTTCGGCGGTACGTCGAACGGCGGGCCGGCGAATCGACACGCCCCGGCCGGCCACCCGGAACCAGACGTCGGTCGCCATGGGCGGGGTGTCGACCTCGATCCGCTCCAGGCGGACGTGCGTACCGCCCGGGTGGTCGAACAGCCGCACGCCGTCGCCGAGCAGCACGGGAGCGATGCACACGAGGATCTCGTCGAGCGCGCCCGCATCGAGGCAGCTGCGTGCCGTCGCGGCGCCGATGACGTTGACGTACCCGTCGCCTGCCGCGGCCCGCGTCGCCGCCACCGCCTCGTCGACGTCCGTCACGAACGTGATCCCCGGCACCGGGTCGGCAGGCGGCTTGCGGGTGAGCACGAACTGCGGGCCGTCCCAGCCGCCGCCGAACACCTTCCCCTCACCCTCGGTACCGGCGTGCGGGTCGTCGCCGCCGCGGAACGTGCGCCCGCCCACGAGGATCGCCCCGACCCGGGGGATCAGCCGGTCGATCAGCGGGTTGGGCCCGAGGTACGGGGTCAGCCACGACATGTCCCCACCGGGACCCGCGATGAACCCGTCGAGCGACATCGTTGCCGAGTACAGAAGCTTCGCCATGTCATGGAGACGGTGCGGCGCGGGGAACGTCATCGGCCGGCAGGAACGGTGGGAGGTCGAAGGCCGGGAAGAGGTGCGTGTCGTGGAACGCGGTGACGTCGGTGACGAGGCCGCGCTCGATGCGCAGCACCGAGATCGCGAACGCGCGGTACTCGGCACCGGTGCGGACGTACGTCGCCACCGCGGGCCGCCCGTTGGCCCGGGTGGGCAGCATCCGGAAGCGGTACCCCAGCCCGTCCGACGCCCAGCTCGCGCGCAGCGCCGCGAGCACGGTCCCGCGGCCGCGGAACCACATCGGCCACGGCGGCATCGCCGTGCGCACGTCCTCGGCGAGCAACGCCGCGAGGGAGTCGGGGTCGGCGCTCTCCATCGCGGCCATGTAGCGGTGCAGGACGGCGCGCTCCTCCGCGGTGGGTGGCGTCGAGGGTGCCCAGTCGGCCCGCCTCGCCGGAAGGTGCTCGCGCAGGGTCACGCGCGCCCGCTGCAGCGCGCTGTTCACCGAGACGACGCTGCCCTCCAGCACGTCGGCGATCTCACCTGGCCGCCAGCCGAGCACGTCCCGCAGCAGCAGTGCCGCCCGCTGCCGCGGCGGCAGGTGCTGGATCGCCGCCAGAAAGGCCAGCTCGATCGTCTCCCGCTCGACGGCCGTCTCCTCGGGTGCCAGCCGGTCCGGGAACGGCTGCAGCCACGGGATGTCGGTCCGGGGCGGCAGCCCTTCGGTCGCATCCGACGGCGGCCGCAGGTCCTGGGGGAGCGCCCGCCGGGCCGTGCCGTCGAGGAAATCGAGACAGGCGTTCGTGGCGATGCGGTAGAGCCATGCGCGCACGCTGGAGCGGCCCTCGAACCCGTCGATCGCCTTCCACGCGCGCAGGAACGTCTCCTGCACCATGTCCTCGGCCTCGTCGAACGAGCCGAGCATCCGGTAGCAGTGCACGCGCAGCTCGCGGCGGTGGCGTTCGGCCATCGCCGCGAACTCGTCGTGGGGGACGGTCATTCGCCGCGCAGCAGCTGCTCGAACGGCACCGGATCCGCGAACGGGTCTGCCGCCGCGGCGGCGGGCCGGGCCGCGACGAGGTCGGCGAGCTCGCCCGCGGCGCGGGCGATCCGCCGGTCCAGCGCAGGCACGCCGGCTGCGCCGCCCGCCCAGTCCTCTGGGGCCGCGAACACCGCGGTGGGCACGACCACCGCGTGCAGGTAGGCCATGAGCGGGCGCACCGCGTGTTCGAGGGCGAGCGAGTGGCGGCCCGTGCCCCCGGTGGCTGCGATCAGCGTCGGCTTCCCGTCGAGCGCGCCGTCTTCCAGCGCGTCGAAGAGCAGCTTGAACAGGCCGTTGTAGGAGGCGGAGAACGTGGGCGTGACCGCGATCAGCCCGTCGGCGCCCACCACCGCGTCCACCACCGGGCGCAGGCCCGGCGCGACGAAGCCTGTGAGCACCGCGTCCACCAGCTCGTGGGCGTGCTCGCGCAGCTCCACGACCTCGACCTCGGCGTTCACCCCGTTCTCGGCCAGCGCCGCGGTGGTGGCCGCGGCCAGCCGGTCGGCGAGCAGCCGCGTCGACGACGGGACGCCGATCCCCGAGGTCACGACCGTGATCTTGCGCGTCATGCCGGCACCTCCTGGGCCGCCTTCAGGCTCTCGTGGGTCGGCGCGTCCGGGACGTGCGCCGGCGTGCGCGCGGCGAACTCCTTGCGCAGCACCGGGATCACGTCCTCACCCAGCATGTCCAACTGCTCCAGCACCGTCTTCAGCGGCAGGCCCGCGTGGTCCATGAGGAACAGCTGGCGCTGGTAGTCGCCCGCGAACTCGCGGAAGGTCAGCGTCTTGTCGATGACCTGCTGCGGGCTGCCGACGGTCAGGGCGGTCAGCTCGGAGAAGTCCTCGAGCGACGGGCCGTGGCCGTAGACCGGGGCGTTGTCGAAGTACGGCCGGAACTCGCGCACGGCGTCCTGGGAGTTCTTCCGCATGAACACCTGCCCGCCGAGTCCCACGATCGCCTGGTCGGCCGCGCCGTGGCCGTAGTGCTCGAACCGGCGCCGGTACAGGTTCACCATCCGCCGGACGTGCCCGGCGTCCCAGAAGATGTTGTTGTGGAAGAAGCCGTCGCCGTAGAAGGCGGCCTGCTCCGCGATCTCCGGGCTCCGGATCGAGGCGTGCCACACGAACGGCGGCACCCCGTCGAGCGGGCGCGGCGCGGACGTGAAGCCCTGCAGCGGCGTGCGGTGCTTGCCCTCCCAGTCGACGACGTCCTCTCGCCAGAGCCTGCGCAGCAGCGCGTAGTTCTCGACGGCCAGCGAGATGCCGTCGCGGATGTCCTGGCCGAACCAGGGGTAGACCGGCCCGGTGTTGCCGCGCCCGAGCATCAGGTCGACGCGCCCGTCGGACAGGTGCTGCAGCATCGCGTAGTCCTCGGCGATCTTCACCGGGTCGTTGGTGGTGATCAGCGTGGTGGCCGTCGACAGCAGCAGCCGCTTCGTGCGCGCGGCGACGTAGCCGAGCAGCGTGGTGGGGGAGGAGGGCACGAACGGCGGGTTGTGGTGCTCGCCGGTCGCGAAGACGTCCATTCCCACCTCCTCGGTCTTCAGCGCGATGGCGACCATCGCCTTGATCCGCTCCGCCTCGGTGGGCGTGCGGCCCGTCGTCGGGTCGGGTGTGACGTCACCGACGGAGAAGACGCCGAACTGCATCTCCATCTCGATCCCTGCCTCCGGTAGTTGCATCTGCAATCACCTGGCCCCAACGCGCGGGTCGACGAGTTCATGCCCGGACCGTGCTCGGTGCCACACCCCGCTCCCGCTTGAACGCCGCGCTGAACGTGAAGGCGTCGGAGTAGCCGACCCTGCGCGCCACCGCCCCGACCGTGACCTCGGGATCGGCGAGGTACTCGGCGGCGAGCGTCATCCGCCAGCTGCGCAGGTAGGCGAGCGGCGCGTCCCCGACGAGCTCGCGGAACCGCTTCGCGAACGCCGCCCGTCCCGACCCACCCCGCGCCGCCAGCTCCTCCACCGTCCAGCGCCGGGCCGGGTCGGCGTGCAGCGCCTCGAGGGCCGGGCCGACCACCGGGTCGGCCAGCGCGGTGAACCAGCCGGGCCGCTCCGGCGCGCGCCGCTCGAACCACGCGTGCAGGGTGCAGCTGAGCAGCCAGTCGAGGAGCCGGTCCCGGACCGGGGCGGGCCCGCCGCCCCCGCGATCGAGCAGCTCGAGCAGGGTCACGCAGTCCGGATCCTCCGCCGCGACGACGGCGATCGCGGGCAGGGCGCTGGTCAGCCGGGTCCCGCCGGTCCGCGTGCGGTAACCGCAGATGATCAGAGACGCGCCGCCGTCGCCAGCCCGGACCGTCACCGAAGGTCCGGGCTGGACCATCGCCATCCCACCGGGCGCGAGTGCCCCGCCCTCCGCGACGACCTCGCCTGCGAGCACGCCGCACAGCACCAGCGGCGAGCCGACGGGCACCGTGTACTCCTCGTCGGGGCCGAGCCGGGCGCGCAACACCGCGCCTTCGTGGGGCCGGACCCCACGGAGCAGGGCCTCCAGGACCGTCACGATCCCGGAGCCTAGGCCGTGTTTAGGAAGTCCGGGTCGATGGGCTTCGTGATCCAGGCGGCCGCTGGCAAGGCGGAGGCGCGAGCCGTTGTATTGGAATACCCGGTCGTGCCGACAACGCAGCCAGCGGTCGCCTGGGCGCGAAGACCGCGATCCGGACTTTCTAAACGCGGCCTAGTGCGGTGGACGCGCACACATCCCCCGCGGACGCGCGAGCATGGCCGCGGCGGGCGCCCGCGAGATCCACTGAACGGCATGAACGCAGATATCTCAGTGCTGGCCGCGAGCGGGAAGTCGGGCCGGCGGGTGGTCGCGGCACTGCGGGCGGCCGGGCACACGGTGCGGGCCGCGTCCCGGACCGCGGAGGTCCGCTTCGACTGGCAGGACCCGCGCACCTGGCCCGCGGTGACCGACGGGGCGGGAGCGCTCTACCTCGTCGCCCCCGAGGACCCCGCCCCGGTGCGGCAGTTCGTCGACCTCGTGCAGGAGTCGGGCGTGAAGCGCGTCGTGCTTCTCTCGGGCCGGGCGAGGGAGGTGTGGGGTGACCGTTTCGGGCACGCCATGGCGGCGGCCGAGGACGCCATCCGGGGCAGCGACCTGAGCTGGACGATCCTGGGGGCCAACAACTTCATGCAGAACTTCACCGAGGACCTCTGGTACGAGCCGCTGCTGGCCGGCAGGCTCGCCCTGCCCACCGGCGGGGTGCCCGAGCCGTTGGTCGACCTCGATGACGTCGCCGCGGTCGCGGCGAGGCTGCTCACGTCCGACGAGTACGCGGGCCGCACGGTCGAGGTGTCGGGTCCGGCCGCGCTGACGTTCGCCGAGGCCGTGGCCACCATCGCGGCCGCGGCCGGCCGGCCGATCCGGTTCGAGGAGCTCACCCCTGCGGCATACGCGGACGAGCTGCGCGCGGCAGGCCTCGATGAGGAGTGGGTCGCGTTGCTGGGCGGCTTGCTCGAGCTGATGCGCGAGGGACACGTCGCCGCCCCCACGACCGGGGTCGAGGACGTGCTGGGCCGGCCACCGCGCTCGTTCGCGGACTGGGTGGCGGAGATCGCACCCAGCGGGGTGTGGGGGAGCTGATCTCTGTCGGTGGGTCCGTGCATGATGCCCCCGGTCGAGTGAGGGGAGCAACGGATGACGGACGCACCGGCAGCGCTGTCGGAGCAGGACCTGGCGGCAGCACGCGCAGAGCTGGCGGAGGGCAGGCCGTTCCCGGTGTGGTTCACCGCGGCGGCCGTCGGGGTGCCGGTGGGCGGCTCGGCGAAGGTCGTGTCGATCGGCGAGCCGGCCGAGGGCGACTTCGTCGAGGTCCGGCCCACCGGCACCAAGGACACGGTGTTCTGCTCGCCGAACGAGCTCACCCGCACCCGGCCGCCGCGGCGGCGGGCGCAGAAGGCCGCAGACAAGGTGGCGGACATGCCGGCGGAGAAGCCGCTGCCTGCCCCGACGCCGCCTGCCCCGAGATCACCCGCACCGAGGCCGCAGGCCCGTCAGGAGAGCCGCGCCCCGTCGCCGGACCGCAACGGCTCCTCGCCTGCCGCCGAGGAGCAGAAGCCGGCGCGTCCCCGCACCGTCGCGCGCCCCGCCGAGGTCACCGTCACGCTGAGCAGCACGGTCGAGGGCGAGTGGACGGTGGAGGTCGTCACCGGGCGCAAGCGCACCGTGCGGCCAACGCCGGTGCAGTCCGCCGAGGTGGCCAAGGCCGCCCGGTCCCTGCCCCCTGCCGTTGCCGAGGCGATCGAGTCGTCACTCGCGGCGGCCCGGCAGCGCCAGATCGAGCGGGTGGAACGGCTGCGGGCCGAGCTCGACGCGGCGCAACGAGCTCTGCAGGACCTGTCGGGCTGACGGCGGCCGCGTGAGCGCAGGCGTCAGGACTGCGGGCCCACCGGCTTGCGCAGGACGTTGCCCGTGGCGCGCCCCTTGCGGGCCAGCCGGGCGGCCGTGCGCAGGGTGCGGCGCGGCAGTTCGAGCACGTCGACCACGGCCCGGTAGCGCCACCCCGGCACCGAGAGGGTGCGTCCCTTCGCGAGGTCGGTGAGGCAGGTGTCCACCACCGCCGACGGGTCCAGCCCGTCCCGGGACGCGTCCGGGGGCGCGGGGAACATCGCGTTCCGCAGCTGGCCCGCCACCAGCGCGATCATGCGGACGCCGGTGCCCTCGAGCGAGGAGGCGACCGTATCGGTGAACGACAGCACCCACGCCTTGCTCGCGGCGTACGCGTCGCCCTTCCCGGCGAGGTACCCGGCGAAGCTCGCCACGTTGATCACCGCGCCCCGGTGCCGGTCGATCATCCCGGGCAGCGCGGAGCGGGTGAGCCGCATCAGCGCCGTGATGTTGACATCGATCTCGGCCTGCAGCTTCGCGACGTCGGCCACCGTGAACTCGGTCTCGCCGCTGACGCCCGCGTTGTTCACGAGCATGTCGACCGGCCGGTCCCGGTCCTCCAACCGGGCCTGCACCGCGGCGAGACCCCTTTCGTCGGTCAGGTCGGCCACCAGCACCTCGACGTTCCTCCCCGGCCCGCGGAGGAACGTCGCGACGCGCTCCAGCCCTGTCTGGTCGCGGTCGACCAGCACGAGGTCGTGGCCGTCGTGGGCGAGCCGCGAGGCGAAGGCGGAGCCGAGCCCGCGGCTGGCACCGGTGACGAGGGCGATAGGCATGACCGGGAGGCTAATGCCCCGGGGCCGGAGCCCGGCTGTGCCCCCGCAACCGGACAACGACGACATGTGCCGCCATCACCAGCTGGACGACCACGTAGCCCACCGCCACCGGTAGCGCCGCCGTCGCGGCATCGTCCGGAGCACCGCCGGCCACCGGCACGAAGAGGACGGTCACCAGCACCAGGAACGTGCTGGTGAGGTGCAGCCGCGCGTACGCCATGCCGCGCCCCGATGCGGTGCGCACCCCGAGCTCGTGCACGACGATCAGCCGGAACGCCTGCCCGAGCAGCAGCAGGCGGAGCACATCGGCCGCCGCCGCATACCCCGCACCGAAGACCGACAAGCCCGGCCCCGCGAGCAGCGCGCCCACCGCGAGCAGCGGCAGGAAGATCACCAGGAGGCGCCTCCGGGCCGAGGACGCCAGCTCCGCGGCGCGTTCCGGCGCTCTGGCCCAGATGGCGGTGAGCGAATGCGTGTAGTAGGTGGCGGCGGTCTCCAGGACGACCGTTGCCTGCCACGCGACGAAGAACGCCGCACCGATCTCCGGCCCGAACCGCAGGATCACGACCAGCGGCACCTGGTTGAGCAGCAGGGTGTATCCCATCTGGGCCGCCGCCGTCGGTCCGAGGAAGCCCACCACCTCCGACCGGCCGGGCATGATCCCACCGCAGGCTTTGCGGCCGTAGCGGCGCACGGCCACCAGTAGGACGACGGAACCGACGGCGATCCACACCACGATCGGCCCGACCCACGACAGGACGACCCCCTGCGCGCCGAGCGCGGTGCCCAGCACGACGAGCAGGGTGATCCGCACGACCGCGAACAGGCCGTTGCGCCACACGCACCACCATGGCTTGCCGATCGCCACGAGGATGTAGTCGTGGACGACGAACGCGCCCCAGCCCGCGGCCGCGAGCGTGAACAGGCACACGCCGACGGAGAGCGACCCGTCCACACCGGCGGCGGTGCGAGCCAGCTCGGGTACCGCCAGCACATAGCCGAGGCCGACGAGCCCGGCCAGCGGCATGATCAGCAGCAGGCTCCGCCACACCAGCGGTGGGGCGTGGCAGCCCGCGACCGGGAGCCAGCGCATCAGCCCGAGGCCGAGGTTCAGCTGCGTGATGCCCGCGATCAGGATGAAGGCGGACACGACGGCGGCCGCGAGTCCCACTTCGGCCTGCGGCAGGAGGCGGGCGGCGATGAGCCAGCTCGCGAGTCCCGCCAGCGCGCCGAGCGCGGAACTGATCGACATGGCGGCGCCCCCGCCCGCCTGGCCCGTCGATTTCGTGCCATCGCCCGCCGCGCCCGGGAGTGCGAACACGATCGGCTGGGTCGGCAGCTCTGCGATCACGAACCCGCCGCGCTGCGCCGACGGCGAGCCCGCCAGTCGGAGGGGCGTGGTCGCCACCTCGGTGCACGGGAGCCCCGCAGGGCGCCGGCGTGATCGCGCCTGCGGGCGCGTTGGCAGCACGATCGGAACCGTCGGGCTCGGATCGAGAGGGGTCGCGTGTCGTTCCCGCTCTGTCACCGGGCCGCTCCCCATCGCGACGGCATTGATCGCTACCTCCCGCACCCGCAATAGCAGTTGCGTCACCCTATCGGGGTAGCAAATCGAGCGTTAGGGGACCCTTAGTTCTGCACGCAAGGTCCTGGTCACGCCGTTGAGGGGATGCCGGCATCAGGCTTTCGGGTTGACGACCGCGTCCAGCGCGGCCAGGGCCTCCCGCCGGGCCACCGAGATCGTGTCGGGGCGGGGGAAGCGGTGGGCGATGTCGAGCCGGTCGAGCGCGGCGCTGCAGACGCCGAGGACGTCGGCGCCTCTGGCCGGAGCGGATGGCCGCCAGTGCGGCTCGGCGCGCCTCGGCGTCGTACGCGCGATCAGTGTCGCGTTCGCCACCGACGATTTCCGCGACGCGCTGGTGCCCCCGGTGGGATTCGAACCCACACTGGACGCTGTTTGAGAGCGCGGCCTCTGCCGTTGGGCTACGGGGGCTGACCGGTCACAGACTTTAGCGCGTGCCTGCTGTTGGACACTTTCCACCCTGCCACCGGATCGGCGGGATCACAGTTCGGCCAGGCAGACGGCCGGTATTCTGAATCCTTCCGGTACAACCCCCGGCGAAGGAGAGCAGCCCTGTGAGCCAGCAGGTGTCCGAGCAGAACTCCGCGGACGAGGCCCGACCGGCCGCCGGTCTGCGCGTGCTCGTGGTGGAGGACGAGGCCCTCATCCGCCTCGACCTCACGGAGATGCTGACCGAGGAAGGCTACGTCATCGCTGGTGAGGCGGGCGACGGCGAGCAGGCCGTCGAGCTCGCCCGCGAGCTCAGGCCCGACCTGGTCATCATGGACGTGAAGATGCCGAAGGTCGACGGCATCGCGGCCGCGGGGTCGATCGTCGAGGAGAAGATCGCGCCCGTCGTCATGCTGACGGCGTTCAGCCAGCGCGACCTCATCGAGCAGGCGCGGGACGCCGGCGCGATGGCGTACCTGGTCAAGCCGTTCGCGCGGCACGAGCTGGTGCCTGCCATCGAGCTGGCGGTGTCCCGGTTCGCGGAGAAGCGGGCGCTCGAGGACGAGGTGGCCACGCTCACCGACCGGCTCGAGACGCGCAAGACCGTCGACCGCGCCAAGGGCCTGCTGATGACGCGGCAGAGCATGACCGAGCCGGAGGCGTTCCGCTGGATCCAGCGCACCGCGATGGACCGCAGGACCACGATGAAAGCGGTCGCGGAGGCCATCGTCGACGGGTTGGCCGCGCCGAAGTCCTGAGACTCATGAACGTTGCGGTCCGGTAAAGGACGTGCCGTCGATGATGACTCTGTCGCTCGCTTTCCCTTAACGTCCGCCCGTCTCCCGGAACGGGGGGCGAGCGTGGGCGGTCCCGCGGGGAGCCCGGGGGCGGTACGGAAGGACATGGACATGAGTCGGAATCGGAAGGTGCTCGCGCTCGCCGCGACACTGGCCGGAGCCATGGTGCTCGCGGCGTGTGGCGGCGGCGGCGGTGGTGACACCGGCGGTGCCGCGCCGACGCAGCAGCGTGCAGAGCCGAC encodes:
- a CDS encoding sigma-70 family RNA polymerase sigma factor, yielding MTVPHDEFAAMAERHRRELRVHCYRMLGSFDEAEDMVQETFLRAWKAIDGFEGRSSVRAWLYRIATNACLDFLDGTARRALPQDLRPPSDATEGLPPRTDIPWLQPFPDRLAPEETAVERETIELAFLAAIQHLPPRQRAALLLRDVLGWRPGEIADVLEGSVVSVNSALQRARVTLREHLPARRADWAPSTPPTAEERAVLHRYMAAMESADPDSLAALLAEDVRTAMPPWPMWFRGRGTVLAALRASWASDGLGYRFRMLPTRANGRPAVATYVRTGAEYRAFAISVLRIERGLVTDVTAFHDTHLFPAFDLPPFLPADDVPRAAPSP
- a CDS encoding DUF6319 family protein, whose protein sequence is MTDAPAALSEQDLAAARAELAEGRPFPVWFTAAAVGVPVGGSAKVVSIGEPAEGDFVEVRPTGTKDTVFCSPNELTRTRPPRRRAQKAADKVADMPAEKPLPAPTPPAPRSPAPRPQARQESRAPSPDRNGSSPAAEEQKPARPRTVARPAEVTVTLSSTVEGEWTVEVVTGRKRTVRPTPVQSAEVAKAARSLPPAVAEAIESSLAAARQRQIERVERLRAELDAAQRALQDLSG
- a CDS encoding AraC family transcriptional regulator, with the protein product MTVLEALLRGVRPHEGAVLRARLGPDEEYTVPVGSPLVLCGVLAGEVVAEGGALAPGGMAMVQPGPSVTVRAGDGGASLIICGYRTRTGGTRLTSALPAIAVVAAEDPDCVTLLELLDRGGGGPAPVRDRLLDWLLSCTLHAWFERRAPERPGWFTALADPVVGPALEALHADPARRWTVEELAARGGSGRAAFAKRFRELVGDAPLAYLRSWRMTLAAEYLADPEVTVGAVARRVGYSDAFTFSAAFKRERGVAPSTVRA
- a CDS encoding dihydrofolate reductase family protein, giving the protein MAKLLYSATMSLDGFIAGPGGDMSWLTPYLGPNPLIDRLIPRVGAILVGGRTFRGGDDPHAGTEGEGKVFGGGWDGPQFVLTRKPPADPVPGITFVTDVDEAVAATRAAAGDGYVNVIGAATARSCLDAGALDEILVCIAPVLLGDGVRLFDHPGGTHVRLERIEVDTPPMATDVWFRVAGRGVSIRRPAVRRTAEGDGREDPCAS
- a CDS encoding SDR family NAD(P)-dependent oxidoreductase — its product is MTDLTGRTALVTGASRGIGRAIAERLAADGALVAVHYGSNETAAKETVAAIEHAGGQAFAVRADLAETAELDGLFAALRAGLAGRPLDILVNNAAYIDYTATIEGATPEAFDRLFAVNVRAPLFVIQRALPLMPDGGRIVNVSSGVTWFSTPEVVYGMSKGALNVLTRSLAYTQGRRGITVNTVSPGITETDMNGWLTESADAARAVAGITALGRHGQPADIADAVAFFTSDDGRWVSGQTLEVNGGLLLGPPAA
- a CDS encoding CE1759 family FMN reductase; translated protein: MTRKITVVTSGIGVPSSTRLLADRLAAATTAALAENGVNAEVEVVELREHAHELVDAVLTGFVAPGLRPVVDAVVGADGLIAVTPTFSASYNGLFKLLFDALEDGALDGKPTLIAATGGTGRHSLALEHAVRPLMAYLHAVVVPTAVFAAPEDWAGGAAGVPALDRRIARAAGELADLVAARPAAAAADPFADPVPFEQLLRGE
- a CDS encoding LLM class flavin-dependent oxidoreductase; its protein translation is MQFGVFSVGDVTPDPTTGRTPTEAERIKAMVAIALKTEEVGMDVFATGEHHNPPFVPSSPTTLLGYVAARTKRLLLSTATTLITTNDPVKIAEDYAMLQHLSDGRVDLMLGRGNTGPVYPWFGQDIRDGISLAVENYALLRRLWREDVVDWEGKHRTPLQGFTSAPRPLDGVPPFVWHASIRSPEIAEQAAFYGDGFFHNNIFWDAGHVRRMVNLYRRRFEHYGHGAADQAIVGLGGQVFMRKNSQDAVREFRPYFDNAPVYGHGPSLEDFSELTALTVGSPQQVIDKTLTFREFAGDYQRQLFLMDHAGLPLKTVLEQLDMLGEDVIPVLRKEFAARTPAHVPDAPTHESLKAAQEVPA
- a CDS encoding NAD(P)H-binding protein, producing the protein MNADISVLAASGKSGRRVVAALRAAGHTVRAASRTAEVRFDWQDPRTWPAVTDGAGALYLVAPEDPAPVRQFVDLVQESGVKRVVLLSGRAREVWGDRFGHAMAAAEDAIRGSDLSWTILGANNFMQNFTEDLWYEPLLAGRLALPTGGVPEPLVDLDDVAAVAARLLTSDEYAGRTVEVSGPAALTFAEAVATIAAAAGRPIRFEELTPAAYADELRAAGLDEEWVALLGGLLELMREGHVAAPTTGVEDVLGRPPRSFADWVAEIAPSGVWGS
- a CDS encoding MFS transporter; this translates as MNTRSGPALAALFAAAFVMGSAELLVVGVIDLIAADLAVPVSTAGAAVTAYALGIAVGGPILTALTIRSGRRAVLAWALAGYVVATAAPLVTSSAALFLTARFAAGALHGLFIGVAFAVAGALVPPERTGRAIGIVLGGISVSTALGVPLGTLVGQAMGWRAGFVGVAVLGLGALLALLRIVPNVAATGGGRASVQARHAFAPRVLAVLGTGLLLLGGQYAVLTYITPFLQERTGVSSPAVSAFLLAYGVATAVGVFAGGWAADRSATRTLVLGNAALVVALGLLHLVAAIPVLVAIVLVVWGVVGMGLVPSLQYRVLDLAGPGRDLAATLPASALNAGIALGALAGGWTLDAFGAGGPLITGLVVTAVALPAAWATAALRPTTQHTEGVPA
- a CDS encoding dihydrofolate reductase family protein translates to MRELSVDLFSTVDGYGGGGPRPAPYWGYGGPDLFEWMQAQLADEHVMLMGATSYRLMSEIVANGDDPTFPRMAELPKIVFSKTLQPPLTWANTTIVHEPVETAVPALKAMSDGLPMRTIGSRSLVRSLFRLGLVDRVRVMVFPMIHGVAGEEPVFAELPDVELGLAGTTVLDDRLVLLDYRVDGDR